cttaagggtactacggatttgggcttattctatccatACGAATCCTcaagtgatgccgcaccctatgctcatcgggttgattctcgccttgttggttatgccaacgctggatacttatctgatccgcacaaggcgcgttctcaaacgggttatgtctttaccgttggaggcaccgcaatatcttggaggtcaactaaacagaccttagttgccacttcgtctaaccatgctgaaattctcaccttacatgaagcaactcgggaatgcttttggttgagagcagtagtgggccatattcgaagctcttgtgatcttcatcccgccgttaatgccccgacgatgatttttgaagacaacgcagcttgcatcgaacagctcaagaagggttaaatCAAAGGAGACatcaccaagcatattgcgccgaagttcttctttacacatcaacaacaagagcatcagaagattgaagtcacgcaaatctgatcacaagacaatctggccgacctcttcaccaaatcactgccgaaggcgacgtttcagaagcttgttcatggaattggtatgcgtaaactttctgagttgtaactttgctatttctctttggaattatgtcaaactcagggggagtatcttctggatacttgcttgatcttaatgtactctttttccctacgattaggagcatttttcccactgggtttttgctacctaactaggttttaacgaggcacccaccttgggctggtcatatccctgatgacgtcctgtagacgtttcttttgactttgcatttctcacgcatttttccttagactatggattttgtccctacttgggtttttgccatagccttagggtttttgtgagacttactacttatgcaagttcctaccttattgagaataagcgttgttccttggaatcagtgccaacgagtcgacttcctcaacttctgcatgatgctgaatctaccttgagtatttacacactcaagggggagtgttgtaaacattcctagtttaagtatgattgtgtaaatcctagataagattttattctagttatcatttcctattacaacttgtattacttggaggagaaggaatatcttctctccctttactactataaataaaggcacaatgtaggagggataacaacacacacattcccctacaattctacaaacacacatctctctcctctctctctctgccgccggccctagtctctctgtcagataaaatagaccacaacataaATAACATTTTGGGATGATTTTTGATTAAATATTTGTTGGCTTGTAAGTTTGGCCCGTGGACAATAGTTTTAgatggtttttttattaaactttgagtcattttggttaaataacattttgggatgatttttgattaaatatttgttggcccaagccaatttcattaaagctcccaaATATAAACGTATCATTCATTTGTCAAAGCTAGACTTGGACAATATAATATGAGACAAATAGTGCCTTTGAATGTTTCAACTTTTAgagaagccattttcattaaagcttCCAAATATAAATGCATCTTTGATTTGTAAAAGTTAGACTTGGACAATATAACATGAGACAATTAGTGCCTTTGAATGTTTCAACTTTTAGAGACATCTGCTTCCCAGTGATTTGGAAAATCCaattaaaagcttcaccaataagaAAAGGGTGCACAAAAAAATCCATGCTACTATTTGTagccattggatcaaatttcaacgatccggaTGATTTGATCCCTAGGCCCAGGATATTGAGATCCGTAGTTCGCATCCTTTTACTTGTATTAATTTATGTAAagctttttagttaaaattgtctctaaaatttgcataactcctcactttagtCTCTAAGATTTGAAATTAATAGAAGTGGTACCTGAGTATGTCCATCATtatcattttagtcattccttgaaaaatcttcattaaataaagatataatgacaaaaatagccttaatttttgtcaaatcattttggcccattatttattaaattgagggtaattttgtcatttggtCCTTAATTTTTCcaggaatgatcaaaatgaatgatcaaaatcattttggtccttaatTTTGTCAAATCTCACAGACCATTTTGGCTCAAAAGCCTTTACGTAATGAACAATTAATTGGCTTAGTTTAGAGTTTTCAATCCACCGTTTTAAGTCTATATAAATAAAGACTGCTTTTTACTTGAAGTCATAAATTGCAAAGCTTGAAAACATGGCTAAGAAAGCTAGCTGCAGCAGCTCCCTTTTGGCtttgttcttcttgttcttATTTTCTAAGACTACTTTCTTGGTCATGGCACAAAACAATACGACTATCCCAGTTCATGTGGGTCTGGTTCTTGACTTTGATGCCTTGCATGGGAAGATGGGTCTGAGCTGCATCGAAGTCGCCCTATCCGATTTCTATGCCTCTAATCCTAACTATAAAACCAGGCTTGTTCTGGACAAAAGGAGCTCCCCTTCAGATGTTGTTGTCACCGCTTCTGCAGGtaattttctctcttctccttgttcatgttttgtttttgatcgTTCCAATTAATCCCCGTCTGTTGACAGCCTtgcataatattttaaatgatgTTGGTGCTTATCTAGTTCATTGTTCATCAACTTTGAGTTAGACGCTCACATTCTAGCATGAATCCTTTTATTATACTCAATTAGTTTTGAAAGTATGAATCTCACGTCGGGGAATAATAGCCTTGCATAATAGTTTAAGAAATCTTGGGCATCTCATGTTCATTGTCAATGAGTTTTGAGTATAACAATTGCCCTTGAAATTTTGAATACTCAACTAGTTTTCAAAGCATGAATCCACGTCGAGGGAGATTAATTTAAGggatttttgaactttaatccttgaagaagattaaaattcaataaaaacctggtgttagattggatattgattttagtcctcTAATGATTACTTAATTTAAATttgtattatatttttgttttaatatttaatagatatcttatttaatgtcattacattaaaattaaaattatttattattttacataTTTTAATTCACTATATTTATTTTACTTCCTCTAATTAGTGTACTTAAACGTctgtatcataatatattttgctaaattagtgtaccgaaatgtctgtacctaaatatattgtagtgaACTAGtaacacataagaaaatatgcaaaaacacaGGTGTACCGAAAAATtctgtacctaaatatatgacACTAAACTAATGTACCGAAATGtcggtacctaaatatattataataaacTAGTATACCAAAATGTCTGTACCTAAATATATACTAACCTAGTGTATCGAAATGttcgtacctaaatatattgtaatgctcttatataagatacttaccataatgagaattaaaatttacTGAAAATGTAACTTTACCCTTTCAAactcaattttgtttacaaaaaacccacaataatatattttttctaaaaaaataccCGATGACTAGGCTCCATCTAAGCAAATTACATAATCGAGATTGTGCGTCATATTTAATATTATTCGGATTTCCCAAATTACCCTCAATTAAGTCATTATAGCATTTTATGTTGACATCAAAATTTAAAtggaaagcttttttttttcttgtaacgTGTGTAATggctttaaaattttaattgacgtaggaataaaaattcaaaacgtTTTGAATTCAATAATAAATTTTCAGATTAATGTACCCTATTGATTTAATAAAAACCATGCTTTTGTTCTCTTTAAAAcaaaaagggtaaaaaaaatgatgtgtctagtatgttttgttttattttttgaatatcaatgtacctatttttttttgttttgaaaagaTTAATGTTGCCGCATCCCAATTTTGGCTcaactgtagcacgatattgtccgctttaggcttgccattccctcacggttttatttctgggaactcacgagcaactgtACAAGGTGGCATATTGTTAATATttcttatataaaatatatttattatttacatTAGTGATTCTacaaaatataggtaaattagtataatatttcaTACATGTTTATCATGCATTCCGAGCCTCTATTAGTAGgcatattatcgatatttctcatataaatatacttattatttaatctacaaaatataggtaaatttgTTGGTATAATATATTAATAGTATAGGGGCTTGTTGCTCATCATAATTAGGGTGAGTTATGATAACCTTTATTGACTTAATTAGGGAGTTATGGCATAAGTTGTATATATATTGTAATAATAGGTCACTAATTTGCCTACTTGTCACTTTATTTGAaaattgggttttatttggagatttaaatttatgtgggtttttgtTTATGAAATGCAACTTGTCTAGGcttatatctaaagaaccctaaaatttataataatttcataaaatttaatttttgaacacgataaaattataaataaaaaagagagaaatttaATATGCTAGCATTAAATGGAGTCCAAGgactaaaattaatttttaatcttgtataagacatttttttaaaacttcatctcatttaaggattaaaatctaGTTTTCTATTAATTTAACATGTTCTTGTTTGAATGAACAGCTTTAGACCTAATAAAGAATGTTCAAGTGCAAGCAATCATAGGGCCTGCATCATCAATGCAGGCCAAATTCCTAATCAGCCTTGGAGAGAAATCCCAAGTTCCCATAATCTCCTACTCAGCAACAAGCCCATCTCTTACTTCAATCAGAAGTTCATATTTCATCAGAGCTTCACAAAATGATTCATCCCAAGTGAAAGCAATTAGTGCTATCATCCACGCCTTTGGCTGGGGAGAAGTAGTGCCCATCTATGTTGACGACGAGTTTGGGGAAGGAGTCATACCTTACCTCTCTGATGCCTTGCAAGAAGTTGATGCTCGAATTGCCTACCGAAGTGTCATTCCTCCGGCGGCCACTGATGACCAAATTGTTGTTGAGCTTGAAAAGTTGATGGCAATGCAAACAAGGGTCTTCGTGGTGCATATGCGAACATCTCTTGGTTTGCGAATTTTCGACAAGGCGAAAGAGATTGGCATGATGGAGGCAGGGTATGCTTGGATAATGACTGATGGGATGACTAATGAGTTTAGTGCCATAAATTCATCTGGCATAGAAAATATGCAAGGGGTTTTGGGGATAAAAACTTATTACCCAAATTCAAAAGCTCTTGAGTATTTTCGAGTTGAATGGAAGAGGAAAttccaacaagacaatccaactGTCCAGGATGCTAAACTGGATGTGTTCGGATTGTGGGCGTATGATGCTGCTAGGGCACTGGCTATGGCTGCTGAGAAAGTTGGGGCTAAAAACTTTAGCTTCGAAAAGACGAATACTTCCGGAAAATCTAGTACTGCTGATCTAGAAGGATTTGGGGTCTCACAAAATGGTCCTCAACTTGTCCAAGAACTATCAGGTACAAATTTTAAAGGCCTTTCGGGAGATTTCAATCTTTCCAACGGCCAATTACAATCATCAACTTTTGAGATTGTTAATGTGATTGGAAGTGGGGAAAAACTGATTGGATTTTGGACACCCAAAAATGGCCTTGCAAGAAACTTAAATTTGAGAAGCACAAGCAATTCTATTTCCAATGCTAGTCTTGGATCTATTATATGGCCGGGAGACACTACCTCTGCTCCTAAAGGTTGGCAGATTCCTACAATTGGCACGAAGCTACGAATTCTAGTCCCAGTCAAGCAAGGGTTTTCGGAATTTGTAAATGTCACACATGACCCTATAACCAACACAACCAAGGTCAATGGTGGATATTGCATAGACGTCTTCGAAGATGTAATTAAAGCACTACCATACGCTGTCTCTTACGAGCTTATTCCCTATGCAATGCCTAATGGTTCTAGCGCTGGCAGTTACAATGACTTGGTGAATGAGGTGTATCTCAAGGTAAGTCCTTTTCCCTAATCTAACAAACTTATCTAATTTGTAACTAACCTGGTAACATTTTTTTCTTGATAGAACTATGACGCGGCAGTAGGGGATATCACTATTAGAGCAAACAGATCCTTATATGTAGACTTCACGTTGCCGTACACAGAATCTGGTGTGTCCATGATTGTGCCTATCAAAGACAACAAAAACAAGAATGCTTGGGTGTTCTTGAAGCCTTTGACATGGGACCTTTGGGTAACGAGCGGTTGTTTTTTCATATTCATTGGTTTCGTTGTTTGGGTTCTTGAACATCGgatcaacgaagcctttcgaggGCCTCCACATCACCAAATCGGGACAAGTTTTTGGTTTTCGTTCTCAACCATGGTTTTTTCACCCAGTAAGTTTGTTCGTCTTAATTTACTCTCCACATAAACTATGCAAATTTCATGCTTTCCATTGTAAATTATGCCTCAAACTTATGACATCCATGACTCATTATTCTCCATTTCTTTCatcttttgaaattttcattaCAGGGGAGCGAGTAGTGAGCAACTTGGCTCGATTCGTGGTGATAATCTGGTGCTTTCTGGTCCTCATTTTGACCCAAAGTTATACTGCAAGTTTGACAACGCTGTTAACAGTTCAACACCTCCAACCAACTGTTACGGATGTTAACTTGCTCCTCAAGAATGGGGACAATGTTGCCTACCAATCAGATTCTTTTGTTCTTGGAATTCTGAAACAACTAGGATTTCCAGATGAAAAAATTAAGACTTTTCGTTCCCTAGAAGAGTTGAATCAACTTTTTCAAAACGGGGGTAAAAAAGATGGTATCTCGGCAGCATTCGATGAGAACCCCTACATGAAGCTATTTCTTGCAAAGTATTGCTCGAAATACACCATGGTTGAGCCGACATTTAAAGCCGATGGTTTTGGCTTTGTAAGTTCACCTGCTTTCTCTCATTCGTCTCTATCATGTTCGAATACATGTTTTCTCATGTCATGTGGGATTATTCGGTGTTCTTTCAGTTGAGAGTGTGAATTTTACATCGGAGAATTTAGTGGTTACTTACTATAGTTTGAATTATCATTGGCGTATATTTAACTCCTAAAATGTCTTCCGAATACAATCTTTTGACTCTTTCATTTGTGACTTGTAGGTTTTCCCAAAAGGTTCACCTCTTGCTCGTGACGTTTCGAGGGCAATCCTAAACGTGAACGAGGGAGACAGAATGAAAAAGATTGAGAAGAAATGGTTCAACAAAGAATCAAGTTGTTCAGACCCTAACAGCCTAGTCCCTTTCAACAGTCTCAGCCTTGAGAGCTTTCGGGGCCTCTTTCTCATAGCCGGTCTTGCTTCAACATTAGCTCTCCTCATATATGCTGCCACGTTCTTGCACGAACACAAGGAAATCCTCTTGCGACTCGATCCAGAAGCCTCATTGTGGAGAAAATTTTGTGTCATGTTAAGAATTTACGACAAAAAGGACTTAAAGTCATTTACTTTTAAGAAGGGTGAACTGGAAATGAACGCCATCTTCCCCCCAAGTCAATCAGTCTACTCAAACAACACTGAATCACGCATGGTTTTCGACGAGCAGATGAGAACACCTTCTACTAAGCATGGTGGTTTCAGTCCCAGTGATGATTCACTCAAATGAAGAGAGATGGAATCAGTCAATGAGATTACTGAGAGGCCAACACCTCATGAGATTGCCCAATAAAGCAATTGACAGAGTTTCTTAGTTTCACATAGTCAGTGTTAATTATAGATGTAGCACCTTATCGTTAGACTTGATTGTACATGGGTaaaaaatattgtaaattgGTTTAGAAATATGACGATTATATATAACAAATGAATATATGTGGAAATATTAAGTTTGTTTGAATGTATTTTTCATATATTGATTGAATGTACAAGGGGGGATATATAATGAGGTAGAAGGTTACAAGCAACCTTACCTTGGTAAATCCTACTAACCCGGTAAACCCTAAAGCTGACACTCTTTAAATTAAGGGAGTGTAGCAAGTAGCTAGCACACAACTATCAACAAGTCATATAGATGTCAATCTTCCTCAAATTAAGGGATTAGACTTAATAGAGAATCCCATGGAAAGAGGAAACATAAAATATGGCAGCATCAGTCACCCTATATTGTCTGATAACCCTAAAACCATATGCAACATCAGTCATATGTAGCATCAGTCACTCTTAACTTTCAATACTCCCCCAGAAGACGCTGAAACTGATTTAGAGGTAATGGTTTGGTGAAAATGTCTGCTAACTGATCAACACTCCTTGTGTAGAGAGTTTGAGTCACTTGAGTTTGTACCTGAGCACGAACATAGTGGCAATCAACCTcaatatgttttgtttgttcgtGAAACACTGGATTGGATGCTATGTGCATTACAGCTTGATTATCACTTTACATTGACATAGGTTGCCGAGTTTGGAACCTCAAGACACTCAAAATACCCTTAAGCCATATTAATTCACATGCAGTGGATGTCACCGATCTATACTCGGCCTCTGCACTAGATCTTGCAATTACATTTTGCTTCTTACTCTTCCATGTTACCAGATTTCTTCCCACAAACGTACAATAACCAGTGGTAGACTTTCGATCTATTTGGtttcctgcccaatcagcatcacagTAACCAATAACTTGAGTGTTATCATTCTTCTTCATGAGAATTCCTCTTCCAATAGAACCTTTGAGATAACGAAGTATTCTCTTAACAATGTTGAAGTGTTCTATGGTAGgtgcatgcatgaattgactAGCTAAGCTCACTGCAAACATAATATATGGTCTTGTGATAGTTAAATAAATTAACTTACCAACAAGCTGTTGATAGTAACCAACATTGGGCAGAGGGTTGCCTTCCAAGCTAAGCTTAAGCTTGCTATCGAGATAAGTTTGAACTGGCTTGACATCCTTCATGTTTGATTCATTGAGGAGATCGAAGATATATTTCCTTTGGTTAAGAAATAGCCCTTTATTTGATGAGGCCATTTCTATTCCCATAAAATGTTTTAACCTTCCAAGATCTTTGATGGAGAACTTCTGTAGTAGGGAGGCCTTAAGGTTTGTGATTTCATTTGCATTATCCCTAATGATTATCAAGTCATCAACATAGATAACACTACAAGTTTTCCAACCATTCTTGTTCGAACAAACATGGATGAGTCTGCATGACTTCTTTGAAACCCAGCTTTTTCAAGAACTGAACTgagcttggcataccaagctcttggggattgtttcaatccataaatGGATTTGTGCAAGGCTCATTGTATTGAGGATGTCCCGGTGGTAGCTTAATGTAGACTTCATTTTCAAGGTCGTCATGTAAGAATGCattctttacatccatttggtATAGAGGTCATCCTTTATTCATAGCAACAGATAATAACACCCTCACAATGTTCATCTTGGTAACTGGGGCGAATGTTTCCTTGTAGTCCATGACATAAGTTTGAGTGAATCCTCTAGCCACTAATCTAGCTTTGTGCCTTTCAATCGATTAATCTGAGTGGAATTTGATCTTGTAGATCCACTTACTACCAACTGCCATTTTTCCTGGTGGAAGTTTAATTACACTCCATGTGTTATGATTGGTGAGCGCACTGAGCTCTTCATTCATAGCCTTCCTCCACACTTCTTGGCAGTTTGCTTCTTGAAAAGTTTAAGGCTCGCAATGACTGGTGATGGTGTTCAAATAGGCAGCATAAGATTTTGAAACTTTCTAATAAGACATGAAACCACTGATTGAATGCCTGGCTGAATAATTCACATAATCTTGAAGCCTTGTAGGAGGGTGCCGAGCATGCACTGGATTTCTTTTGCCCTAGATCTGTTGTGTTTCTTATGTTTAGTTTTCTGTCTCTTCATGagaagatttttcagtgtgcatCTGTTAGTCAGGATTGTGATCACTGACTTGAGTTTCATCAGCTGCAGCATGTGCATTAAGAGGTTGTATCTCAAAAGAAAGTTCCTCAGCCCTTGGTAAGGGAAAAAACTCAGAGAATGACTCCCCTTGTGACTGATCATCAGACAACTTGCTGTAAAATGAGTTAGTTTCATCAAATCGTACATCCCTTGAAACTACAACTCTTTTTAACTCGTGACTATAGCATTTGTAACCTTTTTAAGTAGATGAATAACCAAGAAACAAGCATTTGTTTGCTCTAGGGTCCAGTTTATCCCTATGCTGAGATTGAATATGAATATAGCATGTGCACCCAAAGACTTAAGGTGTGACATACTAACATCCCTTCCTTTTAACATTGTCATTGGAGATTTGAACTCCAAGACACAACTTGGTAATCTGTTTATGATGCATGCAGCTATCATGACCCCTTGAGACCAAAATCTTTTTGGGACATTCATGTGCAACATTAGAGCTCTTGTTTTTTCAAATAGGTCACGATTCTTTCTCTCGGCtaaaccattttgttgtggggtaCCAACATAGCTAGTTTGATGCAAATTTCCATTACTGCTTAAATATTGTTTCATGACGTGTGACATATATTTCGAGCCATTATCAGATCTCAAGGTTTGGATTTGGGAATTGAAGTGATTTTGACAAGATTATGAAAGTCTGTGAATGCTTTAACAACTTCACTCT
Above is a window of Malus sylvestris chromosome 15, drMalSylv7.2, whole genome shotgun sequence DNA encoding:
- the LOC126603687 gene encoding glutamate receptor 2.8-like, whose amino-acid sequence is MAKKASCSSSLLALFFLFLFSKTTFLVMAQNNTTIPVHVGLVLDFDALHGKMGLSCIEVALSDFYASNPNYKTRLVLDKRSSPSDVVVTASAALDLIKNVQVQAIIGPASSMQAKFLISLGEKSQVPIISYSATSPSLTSIRSSYFIRASQNDSSQVKAISAIIHAFGWGEVVPIYVDDEFGEGVIPYLSDALQEVDARIAYRSVIPPAATDDQIVVELEKLMAMQTRVFVVHMRTSLGLRIFDKAKEIGMMEAGYAWIMTDGMTNEFSAINSSGIENMQGVLGIKTYYPNSKALEYFRVEWKRKFQQDNPTVQDAKLDVFGLWAYDAARALAMAAEKVGAKNFSFEKTNTSGKSSTADLEGFGVSQNGPQLVQELSGTNFKGLSGDFNLSNGQLQSSTFEIVNVIGSGEKLIGFWTPKNGLARNLNLRSTSNSISNASLGSIIWPGDTTSAPKGWQIPTIGTKLRILVPVKQGFSEFVNVTHDPITNTTKVNGGYCIDVFEDVIKALPYAVSYELIPYAMPNGSSAGSYNDLVNEVYLKNYDAAVGDITIRANRSLYVDFTLPYTESGVSMIVPIKDNKNKNAWVFLKPLTWDLWVTSGCFFIFIGFVVWVLEHRINEAFRGPPHHQIGTSFWFSFSTMVFSPRERVVSNLARFVVIIWCFLVLILTQSYTASLTTLLTVQHLQPTVTDVNLLLKNGDNVAYQSDSFVLGILKQLGFPDEKIKTFRSLEELNQLFQNGGKKDGISAAFDENPYMKLFLAKYCSKYTMVEPTFKADGFGFVFPKGSPLARDVSRAILNVNEGDRMKKIEKKWFNKESSCSDPNSLVPFNSLSLESFRGLFLIAGLASTLALLIYAATFLHEHKEILLRLDPEASLWRKFCVMLRIYDKKDLKSFTFKKGELEMNAIFPPSQSVYSNNTESRMVFDEQMRTPSTKHGGFSPSDDSLK